A DNA window from Arachis duranensis cultivar V14167 chromosome 3, aradu.V14167.gnm2.J7QH, whole genome shotgun sequence contains the following coding sequences:
- the LOC107479713 gene encoding RNA polymerase II transcriptional coactivator KELP (The sequence of the model RefSeq protein was modified relative to this genomic sequence to represent the inferred CDS: added 7 bases not found in genome assembly), producing MEDAESKERIEETVRTILEGSNMDEMTESKIRKQASTHLGLDLSQPPLKAFVKQVVQAFLDEKQRQPEPEADHNKPEYDDDGDLIICKLSERRRVTVQDFRGKTLVSIREYYRKDGKELPTSKGISLTEEQWSAFKKNVPAIEKAIKKMQSGNI from the exons aCGCGGAGTCGAAAGAGAGGATTGAGGAAACGGTGCGGACGATTCTAGAAGGATCCAACATGGATGAGATGACAGAGTCGAAGATTCGGAAGCAGGCTTCCACCCATCTCGGCCTCGACCTCTCCCAGCCGCCCCTCAAAGCCTTCGTCAAGCAGGTCGTTCAAGCATTCCTCGACGAGAAGCAGCGCCAACCTGAACCTGAAGCAGATCACAACAAGCCGGAGTACGATGACGACGGCGATCTCATCATCTGCAAGCTCTCTGAGAGGAGAAGGGTCACCGTTCAGGACTTCCGAGGCAAAACTTTGGTCTCCATTCGCGAGTATTATCGAAAGGACGGCAAGGAACTCCCTACCTCTAAAG GAATAAGTTTGACAGAGGAGCAATGGTCAGCCTTCAAGAAAAATGTGCCTGCTATAGAAAAGGCCATTAAGAAAATGCAGTCCGGCAACATATAA
- the LOC107479712 gene encoding uncharacterized protein LOC107479712, whose protein sequence is MGNCSIKGTTGECHHTIRILSDSGAILQFKGPKTVGQVLQHYPGYGVFLWGHPSTPLQVHETLAYGIFYYLLPLKEKAPEEDQIPSNGVSAQGEGQELLQWSEVESKKSDDTEQPNKLLCAEGACNYVQNLSPGSALEVLPSAKNGVWRVKLVIGTRQLEEILSEQVNTEALIEKMRMAASSSPTRSRTMATWKVGWKPTLFHTLLAPISRARITASEYSFGSG, encoded by the coding sequence ATGGGGAATTGCTCCATTAAGGGTACCACTGGAGAATGCCACCATACTATCCGTATCCTGAGTGATAGTGGTGCCATTTTACAGTTCAAAGGTCCTAAAACTGTTGGCCAAGTGCTCCAGCATTACCCAGGCTATGGTGTTTTCCTCTGGGGTCATCCCTCAACACCATTGCAGGTCCATGAGACCTTAGCCTATGGTATTTTCTATTACCTTCTTCCCCTGAAGGAGAAAGCCCCAGAGGAGGACCAGATACCTAGTAATGGGGTTTCAGCACAAGGGGAAGGCCAAGAGCTTCTTCAATGGTCAGAGGTAGAGTCAAAGAAGAGCGATGATACTGAGCAACCTAATAAGTTGCTGTGTGCTGAAGGGGCATGCAATTATGTCCAGAACTTGTCTCCCGGGTCAGCTCTTGAAGTGCTGCCTTCGGCTAAGAATGGGGTGTGGAGAGTGAAGCTGGTGATTGGCACAAGGCAGCTAGAGGAGATTTTGTCGGAGCAGGTGAACACGGAGGCGCTGATCGAGAAGATGAGGATGGCTGCAAGTAGTAGCCCTACAAGGAGCAGAACCATGGCCACTTGGAAAGTTGGGTGGAAGCCAACACTCTTCCATACATTGTTGGCACCTATTTCCCGTGCAAGAATCACTGCTTCAGAGTATAGCTTTGGTTCGGGTTAA